The following coding sequences lie in one Oryza brachyantha chromosome 10, ObraRS2, whole genome shotgun sequence genomic window:
- the LOC102711734 gene encoding uncharacterized protein LOC102711734, giving the protein MADLKLLGAVSGVSPYVIRAQMALAVKGLAHDYLPEDLARKSQLLLDSNPVHRSVPVLIHGGKPVCDSLVIVEYVDEAFPGAGAAALLPADPYDRAVARFWAAFIDTKVFPPCLAILEAAATKPSEEEEKAAKAKETVEALRLVEGAFGECSKGKPFFGGDAVGYLDIVLGCYLCWFKGAGDITGVAPLLDAARTPELAAWAARFRAAEAVGCLVPGVEKVEAYLNKVLKPKWAAAASSTYTKQCPDEDASISLLQGENCFCKPSSLQAEMAAGAGDELKLLGVWDSPYVNRVQIALNLKGLSYEYVEEDLMNKSELLLSSNPVHRKVPVLIHNGKPIAESQLIVQYLDEAFAGTGASVLPADPHERAVARFWAAYVDDQVGSPWYTILFAREKEEKVEAAARAVSALETLEGALRDLSEAKTSAALFFGGDGIGFVDVVLGSYLGWFRVIEKMIGVRILDAARTPRLAAWAERFEAADAVRGVLPDDVDKVIDFLQTFLH; this is encoded by the exons ATGGCTGATCTGAAGCTGCTGGGCGCGGTGTCCGGCGTGAGCCCGTACGTGATCCGCGCCCAGATGGCGCTCGCCGTGAAGGGCCTGGCGCACGACTACCTCCCCGAGGACCTCGCCCGCAAGAGCCAGCTCCTCCTCGACAGCAACCCGGTGCACAGGTCGGTCCCCGTCCTGATCCACGGCGGCAAGCCTGTCTGCGACTCGCTGGTCATCGTCGAGTACGTCGACGAGGCgttccccggcgccggcgccgccgccctgctccCCGCCGACCCCTacgaccgcgccgtcgcccgcttCTGGGCCGCCTTCATCGACACCAAG GTGTTCCCTCCGTGCCTTGCAAtcctggaggcggcggcgacgaagccgtcggaggaggaggagaaggcggcgaaggcgaaggaGACCGTGGAGGCGCTCCGGCTCGTGGAGGGGGCCTTCGGTGAGTGCTCCAAGGGGAAGCCATTcttcggcggcgacgccgtcggctACCTCGACATCGTGCTCGGGTGCTACCTGTGCTGGTTCAAGGGTGCCGGCGACATAACTGGCGTGGCGCCGCTCCTCGACGCGGCGAGGACGCCGGAGCTGGCCGCGTGGGCGGCGCGCTTCAGGGCGGCCGAAGCGGTCGGCTGCTTGGTTCCTGGGGTGGAAAAGGTCGAGGCGTACCTGAACAAGGTGCTCAAGCCgaagtgggcggcggcggcgtccagcACTTA CACGAAACAGTGCCCCGACGAGGACGCAAGCATCTCTTTG CTCCAAGGTGAAAACTGTTTCTGCAAACCAAGCAGCTTGCAGGCAGAAATGGCGGCAGGGGCAGGAGACGAGCTCAAGTTGCTGGGCGTGTGGGACAGCCCGTACGTGAACAGGGTGCAGATCGCGCTTAATCTCAAGGGCCTGAGCTACGAGTACGTCGAGGAGGATCTCATGAACAAGAGCGAGCTACTGCTCAGCTCCAACCCGGTGCACAGGAAGGTCCCCGTGCTCATCCACAACGGCAAGCCCATCGCCGAGTCGCAGCTCATCGTGCAGTACCTCGACGAGGCCTTCGCCGGCACGGGCGCCTCCGTCCTCCCCGCCGACCCCCACGaacgcgccgtcgcccgcttCTGGGCCGCCTACGTCGACGACCAG GTGGGGTCGCCGTGGTACACGATCCTGTTCGCCCGagagaaggaggagaaggtcgaggcggcggcgcgggccgtCTCCGCGCTGGAAACGTTGGAGGGCGCGCTCCGGGACCTCTCTGAGGCGAagacgtcggcggcgctgttcttcggcggcgacggcatcgGGTTCGTGGACGTCGTGCTCGGCAGCTACCTGGGGTGGTTCAGGGTGATCGAGAAGATGATCGGCGTCAGGATCCTGGACGCCGCGAGGACGCCGCGGCTGGCGGCGTGGGCGGAGCGGTTCGAGGCGGCGGACGCGGTGAGGGGCGTCCTCCCCGACGACGTCGACAAGGTGATCGACTTCTTACAGACGTTCCTCCATTAG
- the LOC102711464 gene encoding probable glutathione S-transferase GSTU6 — protein sequence MAGGGELKLLGVWSSPYAIRVRVVLNLKSLPYEYVEEDLADKSALLLASNPVNKTVPVLLHGGRPVNESQVIVQYLDEAWPDRPPVLPSDPYERAVARFWAAYVDDRVRPAWLGILFRSKTEEERAEAVAQAVAALETLEEAFKECSRGKPFFGGDGIGFVDVVLGCYLGWFTAINKLIGRRLIDPARTPALAAWEERFRASEAAKGVVPDDADKMLEFRLILLGVSASKAK from the coding sequence AtggcgggaggcggcgagctGAAGCTGCTGGGTGTTTGGAGCAGCCCGTACGCGATCAGGGTGCGCGTCGTCCTCAACCTCAAGTCGCTGCCGTACGAGTACGTGGAGGAGGATCTGGCCGACAAGAgcgcgctcctcctcgcctccaACCCGGTGAACAAGACCGTGCCGGTCCTcctccacggcggccggccggtgaaCGAGTCGCAGGTCATCGTGCAGTACCTCGACGAGGCCTGGCCCGACCGCCCTCCCGTGCTGCCGTCCGACCCCTACGAGCGCGCCGTGGCGCGGTTCTGGGCGGCCTACGTCGACGACAGGGTCCGGCCGGCGTGGCTGGGGATCCTGTTCCGGAGCaagacggaggaggagagggcggaggcggtggctcAGGCCGTCGCGGCGCTGGAGACGCTGGAGGAGGCCTTCAAGGAGTGCTCCAGGGGGAAGCCCTtcttcggcggcgacggcatcgGGTTCGTCGACGTCGTGCTCGGCTGCTACCTCGGGTGGTTCACGGCGATCAACAAGCTGATTGGGCGCAGGCTGATCGACCCGGCGAGGACGCCGGCGCTGGCCGCGTGGGAGGAGCGGTTCCGCGCCAGTGAGGCGGCCAAGGGCGTCGTGCCGGATGACGCCGACAAGATGCTCGAGTTCAGGCTGATCCTGCTTGGCGTGAGCGCCTCGAAAGCAAAGTGA
- the LOC102711186 gene encoding uncharacterized protein LOC102711186 has translation MAGGGELKLLGVWTSPYVIRVRVVLNLKSLPYEYVEENLGDKSALLLGSNPVHKSVPVLLHGGRPVNESQVIVQYIDEVWPGVDGRPSVLPSDPYERAVARFWAAYVDDKVGPAWLGIVFRSKTEEERAAAVAQAVAALETLEEAFKECSKGKPFFGGDGIGFVDVVLGGYLGWFTGIDKLIGRRLIDPARTPALAAWEERFRAAEAAKGVVPDDADKVLEFRQTLLAWSASKAKWLDSALGMAGDDELKLLGMWTSAFVLRVRFVLNLKSLPYEFVEEDLGDKSALLLASNPVHKTVPVLLHAGRPVNESQVILQYLDEVWPNLPPVLPSDPYERAVARFWAAYVDDKVRLAWLGILFRSKTEEERAEAVAQADAALETLEGALRECSGGKPFFGGDSIGFVDVVLGGYLGWFTAIRKLIGRRLIDPARTPALAAWEDRFRATEAAKGVLPDDADKMLEFRQTAIALGASKTITL, from the exons AtggcgggaggcggcgagctGAAGCTGCTGGGCGTGTGGACGAGCCCGTACGTGATCAGGGTGCGCGTCGTCCTCAACCTCAAGTCGCTGCCGTACGAGTACGTGGAGGAGAACCTGGGCGACAAGAGcgcgctcctcctcggctCCAACCCGGTGCACAAGAGCGTCCCCGTCCTcctccacggcggccggccggtgaaCGAGTCGCAGGTGATCGTGCAGTACATCGACGAGGTCTGGCCCGGCGTCGACGGACGCCCGTCCGTGCTGCCGTCCGACCCCTACGAGCGCGCCGTGGCGCGGTTCTGGGCGGCCTATGTCGACGACAAGGTCGGCCCGGCGTGGCTGGGGATCGTGTTCCGGAGCaagacggaggaggagagggcggcggcggtggctcagGCCGTCGCGGCGCTGGAGACGCTGGAGGAGGCCTTCAAGGAGTGCTCCAAGGGGAAGCCGTTCtttggcggcgacggcatcgGGTTCGTCGACGTCGTGCTCGGCGGCTACCTCGGGTGGTTCACGGGGATCGACAAGCTGATCGGGCGCAGGCTGATCGATCCGGCGAGGACGCCGGCGCTGGCCGCGTGGGAGGAGCGTTtccgcgccgccgaggcggcCAAGGGCGTCGTGCCGGATGACGCCGACAAGGTTCTCGAGTTCAGGCAGACCCTGCTCGCCTGGAGCGCCTCCAAAGCAAAG TGGCTTGATTCGGCGCTGGGAATGGCGGGAGACGACGAGCTGAAGCTGCTGGGCATGTGGACCAGCGCGTTCGTGCTCAGGGTGCGCTTCGTGCTCAACCTCAAGTCGCTGCCGTACGAGTTCGTGGAGGAGGACCTGGGCGACAAGAgcgcgctcctcctcgcctccaACCCGGTGCACAAGACCGTGCCggtcctcctccacgccggccGCCCGGTGAACGAGTCGCAGGTCATCCTGCAGTACCTCGACGAGGTCTGGCCCAACCTCCCGCCCGTGCTGCCGTCCGACCCCTACGAGCGCGCCGTGGCGCGCTTCTGGGCCGCCTACGTCGACGACAAGGTCCGGCTGGCGTGGCTGGGGATCCTGTTCCGGAGCaagacggaggaggagagggcggaggcggtggcgcaggCCGACGCGGCGCTGGAGACGCTGGAGGGAGCCCTCAGGGAGTGCTCCGGGGGGAAGCCCTTCTTCGGCGGCGACAGCATCGGGTTCGTCGACGTCGTGCTCGGCGGCTACCTCGGGTGGTTCACGGCGATCAGAAAGCTGATCGGGCGCCGGCTGATCGACCCGGCGAGAACGCCGGCGCTGGCCGCGTGGGAGGATCGCTTCCGCGCCACCGAGGCGGCCAAGGGCGTCTTGCCGGATGACGCCGACAAGATGCTCGAGTTCAGGCAGACGGCGATCGCCCTGGGCGCCTCCAAAACAATCACTCTGTGA
- the LOC102699904 gene encoding probable LRR receptor-like serine/threonine-protein kinase At1g12460, whose product MRRSPRAAAAAALPVLLLLLLLNWAAAVGAATAAETRALLDFKSAVTVDPGAALANWTVGGDPCRDFGGVSCDPASGAVQRLRLHGAELEGVLSPSLARLPALESVSLFGNRLSGVIPASFVGLAATLHKLNLSGNALSGEIPAFLGSFPMLRLLDLSYNAFFGEIPAALFGACPRLRYVSLAHNALTGRVPPGIGNCVRLAGFDLSYNNLVGELPDKVCGPPEMSYISVRSNSLSGTIDDKLDGCRSIDVFDVGSNNFSGAAPFGLLALVNITYFNVSSNTFAGEIPSIPTCGDRLAFLDASGNQLTGTVPETVANCRNLMALNFAANGQGLGGGIPATLSQLKNLNFLDLSENALSGVIPPELGGLSSLAHFNVSFNNLTGAIPSSPLLQQFGPTAFMGNPLLCGPPLDHACPGRNTMRLGVPVIVAIVIAAAILVGICIISALNIKAYKRRREQHDDEEEILVSDSAAIVSPGSTVITGKMVLFRKNSLASRYEDWEAGTKAVLDKNCLVGVGSIGAVYKASFESGVSIAVKKLETLGRIRSQEEFEHEMGRLRGLSHPNLVAFHGYYWSASTQLLLSEFVDSGSTLYDHLHGNRRRAIPAGSAGAGAGGGLSWDRRFRIAVATARALAYLHHDCRPQVLHLNIKSRNILLDMEHEAKVSDFGLVKLLPEPSNRHTAAAGYVAPELASSASSRLSDKCDVFSFGVVLLEMVTGRKPVSTHGHGTAAAVVLRDYVREALEAGTVSGCFDRSLRGFVEAELVQVLKLGLVCTSETPARRSAMAEVVQFLESIRGSS is encoded by the coding sequence ATGAGGCGTTCGCCGCGCgcggctgccgcggcggcgctgccggtgttgttgctgctgctgctgctgaattgggccgcggcggtgggcgcggcgacggcagcggagACGCGGGCGCTGCTGGACTTCAAGTCCGCAGTGACCGTGGACCCAGGCGCCGCGCTCGCGAACTGGACGGTGGGCGGCGACCCGTGCCGCGACTTCGGCGGGGTGTCCTGCGACCCGGCGTCCGGCGCCGTGCAGCGGCTGCGCCTCCACGGTGCGGAGCTGGAGGGCGTGCTGTCCCCGTCGCTCGCGCGGCTCCCCGCGCTGGAGTCCGTCTCGCTCTTCGGCAACCGCCTCTCCGGCGTGATCCCGGCGAGCTTCGTGGGGCTCGCGGCCACGCTCCACAAGCTGAATCTCAGCGGGAACGCGCTCTCCGGGGAGATACCGGCGTTTCTTGGCTCGTTCCCCATGCTACGGCTGCTCGACCTCTCCTACAACGCGTTCTTCGGCGAGATCCCGGCGGCTCTGTTCGGCGCCTGTCCCCGCCTCCGCTACGTCTCGCTCGCGCACAACGCGCTCACCGGCCGCGTCCCGCCGGGCATCGGCAATTGCGTGCGCCTCGCCGGATTCGACCTCTCCTACAACAACCTCGTCGGCGAGCTCCCTGATAAAGTGTGCGGGCCGCCGGAGATGAGCTACATTTCTGTCCGGAGCAACTCGCTCTCCGGCACCATTGACGACAAGCTCGACGGCTGCCGAAGTATTGACGTGTTCGACGTCGGGAGCAATAACttctccggcgccgcgccgttcGGCCTTCTTGCCCTCGTCAACATCACCTACTTCAACGTCTCCTCCAACACCTTCGCCGGCGAAATCCCAAGCATCCCGACATGCGGTGACAGGTTGGCTTTCCTCGACGCGTCAGGGAACCAGCTCACCGGCACGGTGCCGGAAACCGTGGCGAATTGCCGCAACCTGATGGCTCTGAATTTTGCGGCCAATGGACaaggcctcggcggcggcatcccgGCGACTCTCTCGCAGCTCAAGAACCTGAATTTCCTCGATCTCTCGGAGAATGCGCTGTCCGGCGTGATCCCGCCGGAGCTCGGCGGCCTCTCCAGCCTGGCTCACTTCAACGTGTCCTTCAACAACCTCACCGGCGCAATCCCATCTTCTCCATTGCTGCAGCAGTTCGGCCCAACTGCATTCATGGGCAACCCACTCCTCTGTGGTCCGCCATTGGACCATGCCTGTCCAGGCCGGAACACAATGCGATTGGGCGTGCCGGTGATAGTTGCCATTGTCATCGCAGCCGCCATACTCGTCGGGATCTGCATCATATCTGCGTTGAACATTAAGGCGTacaagaggaggagggagcagcACGACGACGAAGAGGAAATCCTCGTCTCCGACAGCGCGGCGATTGTGTCGCCGGGATCAACCGTCATCACCGGAAAGATGGTGCTTTTTAGGAAGAACAGTTTGGCTTCGAGGTACGAGGATTGGGAGGCCGGGACCAAGGCGGTGCTCGACAAGAACtgcctcgtcggcgtcggttCAATCGGCGCCGTGTACAAGGCCAGCTTCGAGAGCGGCGTCTCCATCGCCGTCAAGAAACTGGAGACGCTGGGGAGAATCAGGAGCCAGGAGGAGTTTGAGCATGAGATGGGCAGGCTACGTGGGCTCAGCCACCCCAACCTTGTCGCCTTCCATGGCTACTACTGGTCAGCCTCAACGCAGCTGCTTCTGTCAGAGTTCGTCGACAGTGGCAGCACCCTGTACGACCACCTCCACGGCAACCGTCGCCGCGCAATCCCAGCGGGCAgcgctggcgccggcgccggcggcggtctGTCCTGGGACAGGCGGTTCAGGatcgcggtggcgacggcacGCGCGCTCGCGTACCTCCACCATGACTGCAGGCCTCAGGTCCTGCACCTCAACATCAAGTCAAGAAACATCCTGCTGGACATGGAGCACGAAGCGAAGGTGTCGGATTTCGGGCTGGTCAAGCTTCTCCCTGAACCGAGCAATCGAcacactgccgccgccggctacgTGGCGCCGGAGCTAGCGTCGTCGGCGAGCTCGAGGCTCAGCGACAAATGCGACGTCTTCAGCTTCGGGGTGGTGCTGCTGGAGATGGTGACGGGGCGGAAGCCGGTGAGCACACATGGacacggcacggcggcggcagtggttCTGCGCGACTACGTGAGGGAGGCACTGGAGGCCGGCACGGTTTCAGGTTGCTTCGACCGGAGCTTGAGAGGCTTCGTCGAGGCTGAGCTGGTGCAGGTGCTGAAGCTAGGCCTCGTGTGCACCTCCGAGACGCCGGCACGGCGGTCGGCCATGGCCGAGGTGGTGCAGTTCTTGGAATCCATCAGAGGCAGTTCGTAA